A single genomic interval of Helianthus annuus cultivar XRQ/B chromosome 13, HanXRQr2.0-SUNRISE, whole genome shotgun sequence harbors:
- the LOC110897787 gene encoding protein high chlorophyll fluorescent 107, translating into MKLSSSQQHFPLFNGGSKLHFTTFIKPSFSHSHLQFPSLPALDSSSSSAASIPAPVLRETAVPAEFADTGSSEISKRTVKELLVIRRPVKESAGDGEGEGDADVEVEVEGSSSLTSSSSVVDAELSRFAKKMPIFEPMRIDSSSGEKPLGVNLDLALYRAKVLGRNFRYKEAEEVLQKCISYWPEDGRSYVALGKILGKQSKANEARAVYEKGCQATQGENAYIWQCWAVLENKMGNIRRARQLFDAATVADKKHIAAWHGWAVLELKVGNVKKARYLLSKGIKNCGGNEYIYQTLAMLEAKANRYEQARYLFRQATKCNPKSCASWLAWAQLEVQQENYRDARQLFEKAVEASPKNRFAWHVWGVFESNIGNVDKGRKLLKIGHALNPRDPVLLQSLGLLEYKHSAPNFARALFRRAAELDPRHQPVWIAWGWMEWKEGNIKTARELYQKALSINSTSESAARCLQAWGVLEQRLGNLSAARRLFRSSLNINSQSYVTWMTWASLEEDEGNSIRAEEIRNLYFQQRTEVVDDGSWVTGMLDIIDPAIDSIKKLLNINQNPYNKTRDSSTSEDGSDRVVDESNTESGTGFDLDGFIRKKLSLDASKLDIDLESKSNKSPRKIWRASESKVPV; encoded by the exons ATGAAGCTATCTTCCTCACAACAACACTTTCCTCTCTTCAATGGCGGTTCAAAGTTACACTTCACTACCTTCATCAAACCCTCGTTTTCACATTCTCACCTCCAGTTTCCATCTCTACCGGCTCTTGATTCTTCCTCCTCCTCCGCCGCATCGATTCCGGCACCGGTCCTCCGAGAAACCGCCGTTCCTGCTGAATTTGCTGATACCGGAAGTAGCGAAATCTCGAAACGGACGGTTAAGGAGTTGCTCGTTATTCGACGGCCGGTGAAGGAGTCTGCCGGTGACGGTGAAGGTGAAGGAGATGCTGACGTGGAAGTGGAAGTGGAAGGAAGTTCGTCGCTTACGTCATCGTCGTCGGTTGTTGATGCTGAGTTGTCTAGGTTTGCGAAGAAGATGCCGATTTTTGAGCCGATGAGAATTGATTCGAGTTCTGGTGAGAAACCGCTAGGTGTTAATTTGGATCTAGCGTTGTATAGAGCTAAAGTGTTGGGGAGGAATTTTAGATACAAGGAAGCTGAGGAAGTTCTTCAGAAG TGCATATCTTACTGGCCTGAGGATGGAAGATCTTATGTGGCACTAGGAAAAATATTGGGCAAGCAATCAAAAGCAAATGAAGCAAGAGCAGTCTATGAGAAGGGCTGCCAAGCAACACAAGGTGAAAATGCCTACATTTGGCAG TGCTGGGCTGTTCTGGAAAACAAAATGGGAAATATACGGAGGGCAAGGCAACTATTTGATGCTGCAACAGTAGCTGACAAAAAACACATAGCAGCATGGCATGGATGGGCAGTTTTGGAACTGAAAGTCGGAAACGTAAAGAAAGCTAGGTATCTTCTAAGTAAAGGAATAAAAAACTGTGGTGGAAATGAATACATATATCAAACACTTGCAATGCTTGAAGCTAAAGCAAACCGCTATGAGCAAGCACGTTACTTGTTCAGGCAGGCTACTAAATGTAATCCCAAAAGCTGTGCAAGTTGGCTT GCTTGGGCTCAACTTGAAGTACAACAAGAAAATTATCGCGATGCTAGACAGctttttgag AAAGCTGTGGAAGCTAGTCCAAAGAACAGATTTGCATGGCATGTATGGGGAGTTTTTGAATCTAATATCGGAAACGTTGATAAGGGGCGGAAACTGTTAAAAATCGGACATGCGTTAAATCCTAGAGATCCTGTATTACTTCAGTCACTTGGTTTGTTAGAGTACAAACATTCAGCTCCCAATTTTGCTCGAGCGTTGTTCAGAAGAGCTGCAGAATTAGACCCGAGGCACCAACCTGTTTGGATT GCTTGGGGTTGGATGGAGTGGAAAGAAGGAAATATAAAAACAGCTAGAGAACTCTACCAAAAAGCATTGTCAATCAATTCAACAAGTGAAAGTGCTGCTCGCTGCCTTCAG GCTTGGGGTGTTCTGGAACAACGATTGGGTAATTTATCAGCTGCTAGAAGACTATTTAGATCATCACTTAACATAAATTCTCAAAGTTATGTAACATGGATGACATGGGCATCTCTTGAAGAAGATGAAGGAAACTCCATTCGTGCAGAAGAGATCCGGAACCTCTATTTCCAACAG CGTACAGAAGTGGTTGATGATGGTTCATGGGTGACAGGAATGTTGGACATTATAGATCCAGCCATTGATAGTATAAAGAAACTACTAAACATTAATCAGAACCCGTATAACAAGACACGTGATTCTTCAACAAGTGAAGACGGCTCAGACCGTGTTGTTGATGAAAGTAACACAGAAAGTGGAACCGGGTTTGATTTAGATGGTTTTATCCGTAAGAAACTCTCTCTTGATGCGTCAAAACTGGATATTGATTTAGAATCTAAATCCAACAAGTCTCCAAGAAAGATTTGGCGAGCAAGTGAAAGTAAAGTGCCAGTATAA